The following coding sequences lie in one Thalassoglobus polymorphus genomic window:
- a CDS encoding dioxygenase family protein has product MKMSSELHRRRFLQLSSFAAAAFATPGLFAEELIRTPAVGEGPFYPDKLPLDTDNDLLLINDAITPAVGEITHLGGRILSETGQPIRNAFVEIWQVDNNGVYLHSGSNDRGNRDSNFQGYGRFLTDSTGQYYFRTIKPVRYPGRTPHIHFAVSQNGKRIFTTQMLIHGEEQNKSDGLFKQIRDPFQREAIQVAFKPLQDSKIGELTANFDIVLGKTPNEADLKKIDGGIGQPQYRGGENRPRRL; this is encoded by the coding sequence ATGAAAATGAGTTCAGAACTACACCGTCGACGATTTCTTCAACTTTCAAGCTTTGCTGCCGCAGCCTTCGCGACACCGGGGCTCTTTGCTGAGGAACTGATCCGCACGCCTGCTGTCGGAGAAGGTCCGTTTTACCCGGATAAACTCCCGCTCGATACCGACAACGATCTTCTTCTGATCAATGATGCCATCACCCCAGCTGTCGGAGAGATCACGCACTTAGGCGGCAGAATTCTCTCTGAAACCGGCCAGCCGATTCGAAATGCGTTTGTTGAAATCTGGCAGGTTGATAACAACGGGGTCTATTTACATTCAGGCAGCAACGACCGAGGCAATCGCGATTCAAATTTTCAGGGATACGGACGTTTCCTGACCGATTCGACCGGACAATATTACTTTAGAACAATCAAACCTGTCCGATATCCAGGCCGAACACCACATATCCATTTCGCCGTGAGTCAAAATGGAAAACGAATTTTCACCACACAAATGCTCATTCATGGTGAAGAACAAAACAAAAGCGATGGGCTCTTCAAACAAATTCGAGACCCATTCCAACGCGAAGCGATACAAGTCGCATTCAAACCCCTTCAAGATTCCAAGATTGGGGAACTGACAGCGAATTTTGATATTGTTCTCGGGAAGACTCCGAACGAAGCCGACTTAAAGAAAATCGATGGAGGAATTGGTCAGCCACAATACCGTGGAGGGGAAAATCGTCCACGCCGGCTGTAG
- a CDS encoding HEAT repeat domain-containing protein, protein MQRKIGSAFVLIALFSSASFGASPQEVTRSINRGASYLKSVVDEAHGGKKTLIALAMMKGNIPKNDPAFQAVVKEVLEKFEGGKYKPGGEHLYEAGVEATLLADLDPVKYKPQIQLLADYILGHQMATGGWDYPTGGHPKESVGDTSVMQYACLGLWAASRAGVEIDQKVWVDILDWHVKYQNKDGGFAYIPGLKIGDGNGDSTINMSVNAVGSMHIAMLQLNPTYLPFESELRAQKASETEAETKRFGILETVKIDDPQVKTDSARIPAASVNSVRRVFGFVTNRFRVENKETGWAAYYYYSLERMAALANVKQIGNRDWFNECADFLIKKQKDDGSWSVSRNFAADVDTAFAVLFLTRSTGRLLKRVDTPKFGDGLLAGGRGLPDDLTDVDFNGRSVKMKEPPTEPLDILLASLSKTGGLENLDAVQEQIVEQVQLGNREDLIGQVDQLLKLIDHPDPDIRQTVVWALGRTGNMNLAQHLIDKLSDENLYVMIEARNALCWISRKPLGFGFPEDPLQDLSTKATDEQKRAAISLWHKNLVLTWGDWYLKNRPFEDRGDAFEAELRQKMEKLKYGF, encoded by the coding sequence ATGCAACGCAAAATTGGTTCCGCGTTTGTTCTGATTGCTCTCTTCTCGAGTGCAAGTTTTGGCGCTTCACCCCAAGAAGTGACCCGTTCGATTAATCGCGGTGCAAGCTATCTGAAATCAGTTGTTGACGAAGCTCACGGTGGAAAGAAAACGTTAATTGCGCTGGCGATGATGAAAGGGAACATTCCTAAGAACGATCCCGCGTTTCAAGCTGTCGTGAAGGAAGTTTTAGAGAAGTTCGAAGGTGGGAAATATAAGCCGGGGGGAGAACATCTTTACGAAGCAGGCGTTGAGGCGACGTTATTGGCCGACCTTGATCCCGTAAAATATAAGCCGCAAATCCAACTTCTGGCAGATTACATTTTGGGTCATCAAATGGCGACCGGAGGCTGGGACTATCCAACCGGTGGTCACCCCAAGGAATCTGTGGGTGATACAAGTGTTATGCAATACGCTTGCCTGGGGCTTTGGGCAGCTTCGCGTGCTGGCGTAGAAATCGATCAGAAAGTGTGGGTCGACATTCTCGATTGGCACGTGAAGTATCAAAACAAGGATGGTGGGTTTGCATACATTCCCGGTTTGAAAATTGGTGATGGGAACGGAGACTCAACGATCAATATGTCGGTCAATGCAGTCGGAAGTATGCATATTGCCATGCTTCAGCTGAACCCAACCTATCTCCCATTCGAAAGTGAACTCAGAGCTCAGAAAGCTTCGGAGACGGAAGCAGAAACAAAGCGTTTCGGAATTCTTGAGACCGTAAAAATTGACGATCCTCAAGTGAAAACCGACAGCGCAAGAATTCCAGCAGCTTCGGTAAATTCGGTCCGTCGGGTCTTTGGCTTCGTCACAAACCGCTTTCGTGTTGAAAACAAAGAGACTGGATGGGCGGCCTATTATTACTATTCTCTCGAGCGAATGGCGGCTCTGGCAAACGTGAAGCAAATCGGTAATCGAGACTGGTTCAATGAATGTGCGGATTTCCTGATAAAAAAACAGAAGGATGACGGTTCATGGAGCGTCTCGCGGAATTTTGCAGCGGATGTCGATACCGCTTTCGCCGTTTTGTTTCTCACCCGCTCGACTGGACGCTTGTTGAAGCGTGTTGACACCCCGAAGTTTGGTGATGGACTGCTCGCTGGAGGACGAGGCTTACCCGACGACTTGACCGATGTCGATTTCAATGGTCGCTCAGTCAAAATGAAAGAACCGCCAACTGAGCCTCTGGATATTCTCCTCGCGTCACTTTCAAAAACTGGCGGACTTGAAAACCTTGATGCTGTGCAAGAGCAGATTGTTGAGCAAGTTCAGTTGGGGAATCGAGAAGACCTCATTGGACAGGTCGACCAACTCTTGAAGTTGATCGATCATCCCGATCCAGACATCCGCCAAACTGTCGTTTGGGCATTGGGGAGGACAGGGAACATGAATCTGGCTCAACATCTCATCGACAAGCTTAGCGACGAAAATCTTTACGTGATGATTGAGGCGAGAAACGCCTTATGCTGGATCTCACGTAAGCCGCTCGGGTTTGGGTTTCCCGAAGATCCTCTCCAGGACCTCTCCACGAAAGCAACAGATGAGCAGAAGAGAGCCGCGATTAGCTTGTGGCACAAAAATCTCGTTCTGACCTGGGGGGACTGGTATCTGAAGAACCGCCCCTTTGAAGATCGGGGAGATGCCTTCGAAGCGGAACTTCGCCAAAAGATGGAGAAGCTCAAGTACGGCTTTTAA